A region of the Parasteatoda tepidariorum isolate YZ-2023 chromosome 7, CAS_Ptep_4.0, whole genome shotgun sequence genome:
TGCATTGGCAGTCCTGTGTCTCCATATTTATGGTATTTTGAAAAGGATAAAGATACCTACAGCTTGCTCCCTACATTGCCCAAGAATGTTGTTATATGCGCAGCTTTgagtgaaagtaaaaaaattggaattactGATAATGGTTTTTTGATGACTTGGAAAAATCGACCTGAACTTCTAGTAATGACTGTCTTTATGTgttgaaattctttaattaattatttctttttaacctataattaaatatagcaaaaaaattctttaataaagcacaaataaacgtacaataaaagttaatgtactttcatttgtgctttattcacatttttttagtcTACATAGCACAAAATGTGCCCTTTTCTTTGTTtgctacatttaaatttttccaattgaGTTATTTCCACTCAGAAAACATAAATGATGTCTGGTTAagtctaaaatatttagtagaagttcaataatttattaggAATCTGTTTCTGCATTATTTGACAAAACGTTTAGTTCCATTactgaatatataaaaaagcaactttaaggaggaaaaaaaggaaaaagactTGAAAATGAACGTACATATTGTTGAATTTACaactgcataaaattaatattttgtttaatgcaagtaaaaatttagttttgtgcTTTGTGTAATAATTcactatatttgaaattttgcattttgatgttcaaaatttattgtttatttgataCTTTATTCACTAGCttagtttttagaatattgCAGTTGTTTAACGCCAAACACAATGAGGAATTCCCAATTTTTTCCCCATACTTAAACGAATTTAACTTTGTGCAATTGACGGGATAAGATGTTCCCTAATGTGTTGTTTAGTAGATTTAAtagattatataataaaatttttaataaattaaattttaagcttttgttaaaaaagtagtGATTGCTTGGAGATATTCTATTGTTATTTAGTTTTGGGTATTTGTGTGTTATTTAGTAGAATTTAACTTTGTGCAATTGACGGGATAAGATGTTCCCTAATGTGTTGTTTagtagatttaataaattatgtaataaaatttttaataaattaaattttaagctattgtaaaaaaagtaatgattgcTTGGAGATATTCTATTGTTATTTAGTtaggttttaaatttagtgtGATTAAGATttccacatttattttttagaattttttatgtttgcatTCTTAACGAATCTATTCTCCCCTcccttccaaaaaaaataagtaatagttattattaaatcctttttctattatttattaatcatttaaaaatgaattgtgtAATTTAATATTGGGTAAGTTTGATAGGCATCAATTTAGATTGTTTTGGTTATAGCTTAATACCAGTTTATAATACCAAACAATGTAGTCTTAAAGTGTGGATCATTTAATTGtcagtttaatttgttttgttgaacagtataaaatagaatatcatagtatttaattatacaaattataaaagaatatttattttataatgcaattataaatatgaataagaaagattttttttttatcataggttagtaatatttctgaaacagattttcaagaaaaagtagTAGCATCATCCATTATACCATGTATTATTGATGAACGTGTTGCAATCAATATCATTTCAGTGGTTTGtggtcaaaattttacaatttgtttatcgagtaagttaattttttattttaatgattaaacttTCTCTGTGTGCGtgacttttttcaaattagagaacatttgattttactttttgatccTATAACAACCATGACCAATTAACCATAAATCttgttgtgaaaatatttttatccccgtgagaatatttaatttatcaaatctaaattgaaattaaatgttttattattattatttcaacttaTGCTCCTAAGCAAgcttttttaacaatcaattgTTTCTACTATTACATTATTGtgttatgaacaaaaaatttaattttcgaattgcttattttcttaatttaaatttattattttatcattttactcCTGAAATGCACTGtatagaaacaaaaattggATTACTGTATTTGGTATATTAGATAACTTTtgatattattgaaatcaatgatcttaaaaacttaaaactctGCTGAGTTAtttatcagaagaaaaaaagtttcgataattttattattgtgataaaTAGAACTTTTATCAACAAACTGAATTTATTTGACCACTTTCTGACATAAACTTACAAACTCTAAACTAAAgtgtagaaaataataaaattaaataagcattttaattttttagtgacAACTAAAGTGAGTAAAacttctttttgttaaatttatttttttttctgatgaggATAATTAGTTATAAACCTTCATTCTGGCTTGTTTCTGCATTCTTCATTCATTCTGCATTCATTGCATTCTTCATTCTGGCTGGCATGAATAATTGTTTGAGTTGAGAAAAAGAGtttcatgaaataatattttttgtgatctAGACTATAGTGCCCTAACTACTTTACCATACTTTATTGTGGTTATCTCATTTTAGTgtcttattatattaaaatgaattgattttaaaaaaaaagatgttgatTAATGTAaaacctaattatttttaactgtatttatgatttctaattgtaaataaaaattataactagtatttatttcttcttataattatctttagtattagtattgttataaaataaaataaaaatatgttgctTTGTTagtatctttataaaataacttaacagATTTCTTTACTATTAGAGTAAAGTTTTAACTaccaaaagaatttatttctgttaaaatgcttttacatttttgtataactactaatttagacaaaaaaaattcataaaattttttttaatgtagacaATGGTGTAGTTTTCAGTTTTGGTAAAGCCTCATCAGGTTGCTTAGGTTACACGACTGAAAGAGATATTGAACAAGTAAATGCATCTTCATACATTCTATTTCTATgcaactttgaattttaaaaatgaatccatttcatttttatatttatagccTAAAATCATTGATAAATTGTTTAACTTCAACATTCGAGATATATCCTGTGGCCCAAAGCATGTGCTTGCTCTATCAGatgaaaatgaacttttttcttggGGCCATGGAGATCACGgtaaagattattttcattttttttctacaaatgttatttaaaacgCAAGGCTAATCAAAATGGATTATTTCAGCAGACTGTTATATGTTAATCACCAAGTaactgttttttgaaaaataataattctaataatcatgtcctttattttaaataaattttttatgtttacaatttatgcacaaatcataattaatacacaaattattaatagtaagtatattaataatgtgtatcatgaaataaactaaaaaaatcattaaacgaAATTCCTGaaggataatattttttttaatttgaaaatgcttaacatttgtaaaatttttcaatgcaatgtaaattgttaaaaatgctaTTCACATCTAAAGTTAATATAGATTCcaagaaaaagtattattgcAACTGTTCTTACTATTATATACCATTATATCTAGTATTTGTAAGTACAGaactattattgaataaaaattaaaggaaaataacagATGTTAATTCCCAAGTACTTAATCAAGACCATTTGGAGGTGGACAAAAATTTCCCTCTTGAAACTTTGTATCTATAACCCGGTATAATATCAAAACAACTAcgcaaaaagattttaaaatcttatagtttttctatttaacaaatattttcaagttccaattttttgtaaatttacaaTGTGTAATATTGTAACTAAAAACGcgtatttattttctgtattataCATGTTTTatgctataattaaaaaatacttattaaagaaatttttaatatttttttatgaagataaTCACATGTGAAACAATTGGCATAAGACTTTGTGATATAGGGCTTATAATTTATCATctgatatatttacatttttattagcatttattaatataacctctgttaaatataaactgtattttaattatttttaataaaatatgaaatattgaactaaaactgTTTCAActgttataatttgtttttttaatgttattcttttacatagattattggaaatataattaaattattacaagcTCTTAAATTGTACACAATCAGCTAGAAATTATTACCAACATTGAAGAGAATTTATATACCCAACATTGAAGAGAATTTATATTACAGCTCTATATCCTTACTATTTTGAACCCTACCCAAAATAACCCCTAGATCACTGTGCGCTTTCACTCTCAATACAATTTTGCTTGCacaattcatttgattttaaatgtattttattacatttatttcatttccttctaataaagtaataaataccaaaattgtatagttaaatCAATCATGCATATACCAGTAATATCAGCTGAAATATCCAAGAAACTGATGGACGGTATGAGTTTCAAAATCTATTGATGTTTTTATCAATAGTTTTgagtttagaataaataataatatggttATGTCAAGCATAATAGAGTGCTTCAGTAATCAGGACAGTAGGCAAAATTAGCTTGATATTCAGTGCTAACTGCATGATGAGAATTTTATACCAGGTTCTTGTCACAGGgcattgaaatttataacacAGATTTGTGAATTGCATTTActagattaaaattaacttgatACTCAGTGTTGACTGCATGATGAGAATTGCATTTACAAGATTAAAATTGGCATGATACTCAATGCTGATTGCATGATGAGAATTTTATACCAGGTTCTTGTGACAGGgcattgaaatttataacacacatttgaaaattgcatttactAGATTAAAATTAGCTTGATACTCAGTGCTGACTGCATGATGAGAATTTTATACCAGGTTCTTGTCACAGgacattgaaatttataacacAGATTTGAGAATTGCATTTACTAGATTAAAATTAGCTTGATACCCAGTACTGACTGAGTATCAAGCTAACAGGgcattgaaatttataacacAGATTTGAGAATTGCATTTACTAGATTAAAATTAGCTTGATACTCAGTGCTGACTGCATGATGAGAATTTTATACCAGGTTCTTGTCTCAGGgcattgaaatttataacacAGATTTGAGAATTGCATTTACTAGATTAAAATTAGCTTGATACTCAGTCCTGACTGCATGATGAGAATTTTATACCAGGTTCTTGTCACAGGgcattgaaatttataacacAGATTTGAGAATTGCATTTACACATTAAGTCTCATACATGTTATTTTCAAGTGGAATCTAAATGcacttttgatttttatgacTGCAGCTAAGATTGTCCCAacagagtaattttttattttatcagcccattatacaaaaaaagctttctctgaaaataataaagtaaaaaggacaatatattgtaataaatattgtaaataatatattatcacGATTTTATAGCAAACATATCAGGTTAAAGGACATTTATGAACATATAACttttgacataattaaaaaactaaatccaACTTcttctatttgaaaaatattatattaatattattttgcactgtaatatttattgtaaaatccctgtaattaaatattacagtaaaaattatggcataaaatttttcagttaaaatggattttaaggatgTTTTATTCATGTTGGcagtactttttatcataatttgatcagcaactttttacagtgcactggataattttgagaatcacctattgtgttttataataaacaattgaaatacATCTAACTTCACCATGTAAACATATATTGCTTCATTGTTGCTGGGACTTTCATTTCTTTGCTGTTGACATTGTGGTTCAAGTTTCTTGtcaaatctatatatataaacattctttccttacagaaaaatattatagaatattatttatatctttatatataactGCTTTTGTATGGCATTTactgacttttttaaatgagttcTTGTGCCACTAAAAACGTTGGtgattcctttaaattttttaatatccttatttctaacattatttaattaattaattttattaattaatacttttgaacCAGGATGCTTAAGTTCGGATACTACTGATTTGAAACTTTTACCAGAGTTAGTAACCATTTCCAGTGAAATTAaacctgaaaaaatattttgtgggaTGGATtgctcttttataattttagcagaTATGTCAGTCATGGCCTGTGGAAGTAACAGGTACTtattattttctgcatttttcttggaatttattttcttcctaaaatatatttcatgtattttgtctctttttccattttttaatgaataaaatagtctgttaaatattttagtgttttaaatcaattagtaatgttcagttaatatttaatgtttagttaatatttaatgcttagttaataatgtttttttaacgttctattatatgttttttttatttataaaatgtctctgtatttattttctaacttttttatttataaaaaagtagtcTAAAGGCACTTTAGTACTTGTagttttaacatattattttaaaatctttacttaatagtagtttatttcttaaatactgTTCTCTGAATgtgaatggaaaaaaagaaattttaaaaaaataagttacataaccttttttttctccctcccccagtttttcaagcattttaaattttgtttaaatgtcaTTTCACTAACATAAGCAAGCCAATGATTAAATCGcttcttctcattttttatcagACATAACAAATTAGCAATGGATACAGGAGAAGGGTTTCCTGTTGAAAATGTGCATCTGTTTACTTTAATTGCTTCAGAGCCTCTGTCATGCCAAAAAATCACATCCATTAGTTCAGGAAAATCTCATTCCGCATTTCTAACTGGTAAGTATTTGATTAATAAACAAGGTAAATATAGTTAAACTATAAGTTTATATCTGTGAAGTccgtgttttttgtttttaataagaagTTAAACATTTCTGGCAAGGTACTGTGcatgtttatttttgcttatgttCAAACtattacttacttacttacttatcctCTACGTGCCTTGGGCACTTAAGGCCTCCAGCATATCCCTCCAACGCCCCCTGTCTTTAGCAATAGATCTTGCTTCCTCCCAGCCAGATATtccacattcttttaattcgcccaaaaacaaactataaaaaaaaaaaagttcaaactattatttcttaaaaattacttcacaatgtattttttaagtttgtgatattttttttcaatcaactaatatattgtaaatttaaaaaagtatagtaCATAGCATTAAAATATGCTCATAACCTAAACccaatcactatttttttaatatagtattgTTTTATAAAGTAAGGTAGTTCTTTGCTATGCTTGGTGTTAAAAGcttcttttgcaaaataaaagagTTGAGGTGTCTTAAAAGTCATATAATTCAGTTGGAGATTTTATGATTTAGAAGAAagggattaaataaaatagttttctttcctgaaaattatgtagaaaaaaatttcatttgagaatatatatatatatatatatNTATATATAGCTATTTTCTTATACTGTActgaagatataaataaataattttataaagcttGAGTGCTTGATTATTCACTTAATATAAACAGAATAAGGTagtaaatagtgaaaaaatttttatctaagctATTGCAAGTTAGAAAATATgtacatttattgttttttcactagaatttttgaagtaacaaaggatttatctcaaaaatattgttattgaatatattcttttaaaaaatatagaaacaaatTTCCAACATATTGAGTACCAACTAGTAGTTCTCAAATAGTTGAATTGTGCAAGAATCTAAAggaattctttaattttattataattttcatgtttGTAACACTGTACAGATATGCCTGTTAGATTTTaagtaatatcttaaaattaggttcattaataatttgaaaataattaattaaataattggaaacaaaattatcattgcatatatgttattgttatataatactaatacatattattaattttttttatcaaataaagtattttctatTCCAGAAACCAATGAATTATATTCTGTAGGATCCAATCGTCATTTTCAACTTGGTTGGGGAAATTCAGCATTAGATTATAGCATGCCACAAAGAATTGAGAAACTTAGTGGCATAAAATTGTTATCAGTGAACTGTGCCAACTCTTATACATTGGCTGTTTGCAATGGTAagtatagttttttctttaaagaaaattcaactctttttataaaatctaataattttttacttattttgatttttcttagaactcttaaaagttttaataaaataaaaattgtccattgttattttttccaaatacatattcttttctgcaatttatcatacacttaaaaaaaaattataaaagtggtTAGTTTTAAGTACTAATAGCAAAGCATatcattgttaaattttgtttaattagtgATGCCAACTTAGTAATGAAAGTatggaaaaactttttaattacgaaaaataactttttttcttcaatcaatattataatatacttgatttctttttctctttttgttggCTGTAAGCTACATATTAATAGTTTTGTTGTTATTTccaatgccacttgccaatatcagcaagcctgcttggcgacaccaagcgaatttaaagcAGAGTGTgggtttcttgtttttcagtggcccCATCTTTGACCAAGAATACGTCTTCACCCCAAACACGTCACAGCCTGGTTTAGAgtgcggacccattcatacatacatttaattattcacagattgtaattttgaccggAACCAGAGAgcaatcaatctccaattccatacctccagaggtattgatttgttacgggaatTTGGAGAACTTTGTAACCCGTTAGACTTAAGGTgcaccagtcatcatttactactTGCGGAGTCTTCGGCCAACAGGATCAAACTCGCGACCTCTTGATCATGGGCCCAATGCCCTATCAACCAGATTATCCCGGCTTTAGTAGTAATTTTAATGTGTCTATACTTAATTTATCATCTGTGaactaataaaagaatattttatcattaacaaAATCCTCTAGGTAATAAAATTCAGTTAcagaaaatatctatttttctgCGCTATAAACTGACGTTCAAACAGTAGCccgttaaaagcattttttaaataatcgaaCTGAAGTGTGAAGTTTAGTATGCTTTCAGTAATTGTCCCTAGCTCATCACTAGAAAGGGTAATACAggatatgtaaaaaaataggaTATGTAATATCTAATATAGGATATGtaactttttcttaagaaaatgagaacatttgttaaatttcgaaattgaaaaaaatcatttgtacCTTGACTAATTTTTTGTGAGTTAAAGCAATTCAAAGTTTTGGTCAAGATGTAGTTAGTTTTTACCTtgtgagatatttttatttcttccagataattatctttattgttGGGGAAAGTGCCCAGATTCATTGAGGAAGAAATATGATTCATACAACATGGAAgaactaaatgttttaaagtcaATATATGTCCATTCTCTCTCCTGTTATTCTGATGAGTGTATAATCATCGGAGAAAATCGTTAACTTCAAATCAATGCACTAAATAATTGTCATATCAACACTTATTTCTTTGTCACCCAATACTGAGCAAAATTAACTGTCGACACTAAACACAGGTCgactaaatataacaaatggCAATTAGAAAATGGTGTGCTAAAAATTGTCTGCCAGTTGCCACCTGGTCAGTCCTTTTTCGTTGAAAATGCATGAcatgtgcattttatttatatttttttataaatattctatagtattctaaaaaaaatttcacttgtttctttaatttttttcattgtttcagaTATGAACCTCGAAACTCGTTATGTTTACGAcgtcttaaaaaattcttgaaaaaaaataccttgtattaatagaagaaattttttttaatcatttaaaattttcaatttttgagaaaGTGAACCGTGTTAAAAGGGTTGCAACTgtccaaataaaatttgttaattgtgCTCTATATCACCTAATGGTGCAAGTTAAAGATATTcagtgaataaattaaaatttgtcattaaGTTTAATAGAATTCAGAAGCATTC
Encoded here:
- the LOC107448798 gene encoding serine/threonine-protein kinase Nek8, whose product is MEKYEKIRLVGRGAHGTVYLCNQKPDNKHVILKEIPVDQMTVDERQTSMNEAKVLAMLDHPNVVAYYDSFLEDKTMIIVMEYVQGGTLFDFLCSREGKLMPEEEILKYFGQMVYTLQHVHGKLILHRDLKSQNILLNEKQNVIKIGDFGISKVLTSKSKAYTVVGTPCYISPELCEGKPYNQKSDIWALGCVLYELMTLKRPFDAATLPALIMKIMKGSFDPVPNIYSLELRKLLSSMLNLDSNQRPTAAQIMCNPVMIKVIFKLYLEIGSIPLSNKSPRKTKNLKVEEKEYLSSSSYSSMGEKRRSFSCIGSPVSPYLWYFEKDKDTYSLLPTLPKNVVICAALSESKKIGITDNGFLMTWKNRPELLVSNISETDFQEKVVASSIIPCIIDERVAINIISVVCGQNFTICLSNNGVVFSFGKASSGCLGYTTERDIEQPKIIDKLFNFNIRDISCGPKHVLALSDENELFSWGHGDHGCLSSDTTDLKLLPELVTISSEIKPEKIFCGMDCSFIILADMSVMACGSNRHNKLAMDTGEGFPVENVHLFTLIASEPLSCQKITSISSGKSHSAFLTETNELYSVGSNRHFQLGWGNSALDYSMPQRIEKLSGIKLLSVNCANSYTLAVCNDNYLYCWGKCPDSLRKKYDSYNMEELNVLKSIYVHSLSCYSDECIIIGENR